The stretch of DNA AAGAGGCCGCTACGACCATATCCTTTGTTTCGTGCGGGTAAGCAGCGTGGCCGCCTTTGCCGCGAATATCAATAAACAGCTCTGACGTATTCGCAAATAAAAGGCCCGGCTTCGTGGAAATTGTGCCCGCCGGATGCTCCGGCGCAATATGAAGTGCATAAATTTCATCCGGCAGCCATGCGCGGAACTCTTTCGATGCCATCATCGGCTCGGCTCCTCCTGGTCCTTCTTCTGCCGGCTGAAAAATAAAAACTAAATCGTCATCAATCGGATGAGAAGCAAAATGAGTAATCACGCCAAGTGCAATGCTCATATGCAGATCATGGCCGCATGCGTGCATACGCCCTTCGTGTGTTGAAGCAAACGAAAGGCCGGTCTGCTCGGTAATAGGCAGGCCATCGATATCTGTCCGCCATCCGATTGTTTTAGATGGGTTAGACCCGTTTATTTTTACAAGAATGCCTGTCCGCCATGTTTGAATTTCCATCCGCTCCTGCGGAAGTGATCTTAAATACTCCAGCAAATAAGCCTGCGTTTTGAATTCTTGAAATCCGAGCTCTGGAATTTGGTGCAAATCACGTC from Domibacillus sp. DTU_2020_1001157_1_SI_ALB_TIR_016 encodes:
- a CDS encoding N-acetyldiaminopimelate deacetylase, producing the protein MSQFTAIRRDLHQIPELGFQEFKTQAYLLEYLRSLPQERMEIQTWRTGILVKINGSNPSKTIGWRTDIDGLPITEQTGLSFASTHEGRMHACGHDLHMSIALGVITHFASHPIDDDLVFIFQPAEEGPGGAEPMMASKEFRAWLPDEIYALHIAPEHPAGTISTKPGLLFANTSELFIDIRGKGGHAAYPHETKDMVVAASYFVTQLQSIVSRNVDPLDSAVVTVGKMTAGTVQNVIADHARLEGTIRTLSPEAMVKAKARVQSLLKGIETAFDCETEIDCGSGYYQVYNDPEVTGRFIQFAMQQPDIQFVQAREAMTGEDFGFMLKEIPGLMFWLGVGSEYGLHHAKLNPDETAIQTAISFISGYFEQLGSR